The following coding sequences are from one Lolium rigidum isolate FL_2022 chromosome 6, APGP_CSIRO_Lrig_0.1, whole genome shotgun sequence window:
- the LOC124661235 gene encoding COP9 signalosome complex subunit 2-like isoform X2 produces MGSDMEDYGFEYSDEEVEEADVDIENQYYNSKGMVETDPEGALTGFGSVVGMEPEKAEWGFKALKQTVKLYYKLGKYKEMMDAYREMLTYIKSAVTRNYSEKCINNIMDFVSGSASQHFSLLQEFYQTTLKALEEAKNERLWFKTNLKLCKIWFDMGEYGRMNKILKELRKSCQKEDGTDDQKKGTQLLEVYAIEIQMYTETKNNKKLKELYQRALSIKSAIPHPRIMGIIRECGGKMHMAERQWADAATDFFEAFKNYDEAGNPRRIQCLKYLVLANMLMESEVNPFDGQEAKPYKNDPEILAMTNLIAAYQKNDIMEFEKILKSNRRTIMDDPFIRNYIEDLLKNIRTQVLLKLIKPYTRIRIPFISQELNVPEKDVEQLLVSLILDNRVQGHIDQVNKLLECGDRSKGMRKYQAIDKWNTQLKSIYQTVSNRVG; encoded by the exons ATGGGCTCCG ACATGGAGGACTACGGGTTCGAGTATTCcgatgaggaggtggaggaggcggacgTCGACATCGAGAACCAGTACTACAACTCCAAAG GTATGGTCGAGACAGACCCAGAGGGTGCACTTACTGGTTTTGGTTCGGTGGTTGGTATGGAGCCTGAAAAGGCTGAATG GGGATTCAAGGCTCTCAAACAAACAGTGAAGCTTTATTATAAGCTGGGGAAGTACAAAGAAATGATGGATGCCTACAGAGAGATGTTGACATACATAAAATCTGCTGTGACACGTAACTACAGCGAGAAATGTATAAATAACATCATGGATTTTGTTTCTGGGTCTGCTAGTCAGcacttctctcttcttcaagagTTCTATCAGACAACACTTaaagctctggaggaggcaaaaaATGAG AGATTATGGTTTAAGACaaatctgaaactttgcaaaatttggTTCGACATGGGAGAGTATGGTCGCATGAACAAG ATACTGAAGGAGCTGCGTAAATCTTGTCAAAAGGAAGATGGAACTGATGATCAGAAGAAAGGCACACAACTTCTGGAAGTGTATGCTATTGAGATTCAAATGTACACTGAAACAAAGAATAACAAAAAACTGAAG GAATTATACCAGAGGGCTCTTTCTATCAAATCAGCAATACCTCATCCAAGAATTATGGGTATAATTCGTGAATGTGGTGGGAAGATGCACATGGCTGAGAGACAGTGGGCGGACGCAGCGACTGATTTCTTTGAAGCATTCAAAAACTACGATGAAGCTGGCAATCCACGGAGAATCCAATGCCTCAA ATATCTTGTTCTTGCCAATATGTTGATGGAGTCCGAAGTTAATCCCTTTGATGGACAAGAGGCCAAACC GTACAAAAATGATCCTGAAATCCTCGCAATGACAAACTTGATTGCAGCATACCAGAAGAATGACATCATGGAGTTTGAAAAGATCCTAAAG AGCAATAGAAGAACAATAATGGATGATCCTTTTATCCGTAATTACATTGAGGACCTATTGAAGAACATCAGAACTCAAGTTCTGCTCAAGCTTATTAAGCCATATACAAGAATAAGGATTCCATTCATTTCACAG GAGCTAAATGTTCCGGAAAAGGATGTCGAGCAGCTCTTGGTGTCGTTGATTCTGGACAACCGTGTCCAGGGCCATATAGATCAGGTGAACAAGCTGCTAGAATGCGGTGACAG GTCAAAGGGAATGCGGAAGTATCAGGCCATCGACAAGTGGAATACTCAGCTCAAATCCATTTACCAAACGGTGTCCAACAGAGTTGGGTGA
- the LOC124661235 gene encoding COP9 signalosome complex subunit 2-like isoform X1: protein MGSDADMEDYGFEYSDEEVEEADVDIENQYYNSKGMVETDPEGALTGFGSVVGMEPEKAEWGFKALKQTVKLYYKLGKYKEMMDAYREMLTYIKSAVTRNYSEKCINNIMDFVSGSASQHFSLLQEFYQTTLKALEEAKNERLWFKTNLKLCKIWFDMGEYGRMNKILKELRKSCQKEDGTDDQKKGTQLLEVYAIEIQMYTETKNNKKLKELYQRALSIKSAIPHPRIMGIIRECGGKMHMAERQWADAATDFFEAFKNYDEAGNPRRIQCLKYLVLANMLMESEVNPFDGQEAKPYKNDPEILAMTNLIAAYQKNDIMEFEKILKSNRRTIMDDPFIRNYIEDLLKNIRTQVLLKLIKPYTRIRIPFISQELNVPEKDVEQLLVSLILDNRVQGHIDQVNKLLECGDRSKGMRKYQAIDKWNTQLKSIYQTVSNRVG from the exons ATGGGCTCCG ATGCAGACATGGAGGACTACGGGTTCGAGTATTCcgatgaggaggtggaggaggcggacgTCGACATCGAGAACCAGTACTACAACTCCAAAG GTATGGTCGAGACAGACCCAGAGGGTGCACTTACTGGTTTTGGTTCGGTGGTTGGTATGGAGCCTGAAAAGGCTGAATG GGGATTCAAGGCTCTCAAACAAACAGTGAAGCTTTATTATAAGCTGGGGAAGTACAAAGAAATGATGGATGCCTACAGAGAGATGTTGACATACATAAAATCTGCTGTGACACGTAACTACAGCGAGAAATGTATAAATAACATCATGGATTTTGTTTCTGGGTCTGCTAGTCAGcacttctctcttcttcaagagTTCTATCAGACAACACTTaaagctctggaggaggcaaaaaATGAG AGATTATGGTTTAAGACaaatctgaaactttgcaaaatttggTTCGACATGGGAGAGTATGGTCGCATGAACAAG ATACTGAAGGAGCTGCGTAAATCTTGTCAAAAGGAAGATGGAACTGATGATCAGAAGAAAGGCACACAACTTCTGGAAGTGTATGCTATTGAGATTCAAATGTACACTGAAACAAAGAATAACAAAAAACTGAAG GAATTATACCAGAGGGCTCTTTCTATCAAATCAGCAATACCTCATCCAAGAATTATGGGTATAATTCGTGAATGTGGTGGGAAGATGCACATGGCTGAGAGACAGTGGGCGGACGCAGCGACTGATTTCTTTGAAGCATTCAAAAACTACGATGAAGCTGGCAATCCACGGAGAATCCAATGCCTCAA ATATCTTGTTCTTGCCAATATGTTGATGGAGTCCGAAGTTAATCCCTTTGATGGACAAGAGGCCAAACC GTACAAAAATGATCCTGAAATCCTCGCAATGACAAACTTGATTGCAGCATACCAGAAGAATGACATCATGGAGTTTGAAAAGATCCTAAAG AGCAATAGAAGAACAATAATGGATGATCCTTTTATCCGTAATTACATTGAGGACCTATTGAAGAACATCAGAACTCAAGTTCTGCTCAAGCTTATTAAGCCATATACAAGAATAAGGATTCCATTCATTTCACAG GAGCTAAATGTTCCGGAAAAGGATGTCGAGCAGCTCTTGGTGTCGTTGATTCTGGACAACCGTGTCCAGGGCCATATAGATCAGGTGAACAAGCTGCTAGAATGCGGTGACAG GTCAAAGGGAATGCGGAAGTATCAGGCCATCGACAAGTGGAATACTCAGCTCAAATCCATTTACCAAACGGTGTCCAACAGAGTTGGGTGA
- the LOC124661858 gene encoding magnesium-protoporphyrin IX monomethyl ester [oxidative] cyclase, chloroplastic-like, with protein MASAMELSLLNPTMHHHGIASKSTSHLPAVPARRASSGAVRFRVRASAAAPPAPAAKPGSPKKRGKTEVSESLLTPRFYTTDFDEMEQLFNAEINKQLNQDEFDALLQEFKTDYNQTHFIRNPEFKEAADKMQGPLRQIFVEFLERSCTAEFSGFLLYKELGRRLKKTNPVVAEIFSLMSRDEARHAGFLNKGLSDFNLALDLGFLTKARKYTFFKPKFIFYATYLSEKIGYWRYITIFRHLKANPEYQVYPIFKYFENWCQDENRHGDFFSALMKAQPQFLNDWKAKLWSRFFCLSVYVTMYLNDCQRSAFYEGIGLNTKEFDMHVIIETNRTTARIFPAVPDVENPEFKRKLDRMVEINLKIIAIGESNDLPLVKNLKRVPLIAQLVSEIIAAYLMPPIESGSVDFADFEPKLVY; from the exons ATGGCATCCGCCATGGAGCTCTCCCTCCTCAACCCCACAATGCACCACCACGGCATCGCCTCTAAGTCCACCTCCCACCTCCCCGCCGTCCCCGCGCGCCGGGCCTCGTCCGGCGCCGTCCGCTTCCGCGTGAGGGCCTCCGCCGCGGCgccgcccgcgcccgccgccaAGCCCGGGTCCCCCAAGAAGCGGGGCAAGACCGAGGTCTCCGAGTCGCTCCTCACGCCGCGCTTCTACACCACGGACTTCGACGAGATGGAGCAGCTCTTCAACGCCGAGATCAACAAGCAGCTCAACCAGGACGAGTTCGACGCGCTGCTGCAGGAGTTCAAGACGGACTACAACCAGACACACTTCATCCGCAACCCCGAGTTCAAGGAGGCCGCCGACAAGATGCAGGGCCCGCTCCGACAGATATTCGTCGAGTTCCTCGAGCGCTCCTGCACCGCAGAGTTCTCCGGCTTCCTCCTCTACAAGGAGCTCGGCAGAAGGCTCAAG AAAACCAACCCGGTGGTGGCCGAGATCTTCTCGCTCATGTCCAGGGACGAGGCCAGGCACGCTGG GTTCCTGAACAAGGGACTATCCGACTTCAACCTGGCGCTGGACCTCGGGTTCCTGACCAAGGCTAGGAAGTACACCTTcttcaagcccaagttcatcttcTACGCCACCTACCTGTCGGAGAAGATCGGGTACTGGAGGTACATCACCATCTTCAGGCACCTCAAGGCCAACCCGGAGTACCAGGTGTACCCCATCTTCAAGTACTTCGAGAATTGGTGCCAGGACGAGAACCGGCACGGCGACTTCTTCTCCGCGCTGATGAAGGCGCAGCCGCAGTTCCTCAACGACTGGAAGGCCAAGCTCTGGTCACGCTTCTTCTGCCTTTCG GTGTATGTAACCATGTACCTGAATGACTGCCAACGCAGTGCCTTCTACGAAGGAATTGGTCTGAACACAAAAGAATTCGACATGCATGTGATCATAGAG ACCAATCGCACGACAGCGAGGATCTTCCCTGCTGTCCCAGATGTTGAGAACCCTGAATTCAAGAGGAAGCTTGACAGGATGGTAGAAATCAACCTGAAGATCATTGCTATTGGAGAGTCCAACGACTTACCCCTGGTGAAGAACCTCAAGAGGGTTCCTCTTATCGCCCAACTGGTGTCTGAGATCATCGCCGCGTACCTCATGCCCCCCATCGAGTCTGGCtccgttgattttgccgattttgaGCCCAAGCTTGTGTACTGA